Genomic DNA from Coffea arabica cultivar ET-39 chromosome 7e, Coffea Arabica ET-39 HiFi, whole genome shotgun sequence:
CAATTGCAGGAATGATTGCCAGTGTAAGAAGAAAAGCAGAGGGTTTGGCCGAGAAGAGTGCTGCGGATAGGTCTGTGAAAATGGCTGTGCTTAGCGCTAAATAACCTTTTAAGATCCCTGATACAGGACCCTGATTTGTTCTGAAGTTTCTCATGCAGGTCACTAGAATTGCTGTATTCATGCACGTCGTACTGTTGCCTCCCAAGCAAAGAAATACGCCCACCCAAGATCATTAATAAAGAATATGAGACgcaaaaagattgaaaaataaaggaaaacaaatgaatgGATAAAATGCATACCTGCCAATATGGAAGGGGACGTATCTTCTGGCTAACCACGGGCCATTGAGCCCCATATCCTAATAGCCCTTCAACAGCCCCAACAATGAGAATGATCGATATTGGTAACTTGTCTGAAACTAGACCAGCCAAGATGCCAAAAGCCTTGCCAACATCTTTAGCTACGGAAAGATTGTTGAGCTGAAGCTGATTAAGGACCATGAGAGATTTTAGAGCATCAGAATAGTTAGAAAATGTGTCATTGTTGCCAGCAACAGCTTGAACCCAAACTGCACACACAAATCCTAGCCATTTTACGGCTGGAGATGCTGATGATAGAAATCCTAAAACCATTGAAACTAAGCGGTACAAAAGAGTACTAGCGCGAATAATGATATTGAACAGAGACAATGATGAGCTTTTCCTGTGGTGTCTCATAATACAAGTCTTTGAAGTATTTACAGCCATGTTTTGGCtccattgaaaaaaaatatttgcccaTAGACCATGGTTTCAGTGTTCACCAATTCAGGATTAAAGTTGGCACAACTCTTCgaattgtttctggttttgATCACTGTTTAGTCAATCCGCGAGCGGGACATAACTGGCTGCATATTATCTGTCTATCTATCTATACCATCTATAAAACTACCTTCAATGATTTACTGATGagtatttcttattttttgatttgtttaatATGCCCAAAATTACATAAATGTTAGTTTGAGTGTAAAATTGAGTATCATGTATAGGTGGCAAACCAATccacttaactaaatttacccatacccgcccaTAAATAGATGGATATGGGTATTTTAAGTTTTTtcatatgggtataaatgggttacccaataatacccatttattaaatgggtattattagataacccatcaaatccaattaacccatttagaattgtTTTTCCCCAAATCTCCTCTCTTCCctcacccatttttttttttcaaatttttcattttgctaCCCATCAATTCTTTTGATTatttaattccactttgtttttctttttaatgctattatttatatatatttatttagaTTATTGTTTCATCAAGCATAGTACCTCTCATTTGGCCAAATGGAGCATGCATTGTGATTCAAGTAAATATGATTATATTATAAGAGATAAAGTAAACATATTTCCTTAAAAAGTGTGACTACTGACTTATAAAGAATTACTTGATTTGTTTAATATCCAATCAGAAAAATTTCAACATCTTATTCAGGCATATAACACTATTTTCTCCTTTCATATCATTTGGAGTAAAGttagataaaaaaataaaaaaaaaaaagtctatcaTGATCTTCTTGACCTAATGCCTACTGAGATGTCATCCATTCTGGAATTAAAAGCATGTTTCCAAGCATGTCCGTAATTAAGAAATTAAGCCCATGTTGTTAATTAAGAAATTAAGTCCATCATTGTGTTGCATTTCATCATTAAtaaataatatcaaaagaaagtatactcctctctctctcaagaaagtcTTAAATTAAGAAACTACCAAAAGCATAAACTTCCTATTAATTGGTTCTACATTAATAATCATACAAACTAAAAGTTCTAGATTAATGATAAAACTGACTTCAGCTCAACTCGTCCTCGAGTTCTGAAAGAGTAAACGTTACAAGCAGAAAAGCAACACAGTCGAACATAATAATGTATTGAACCTCCAAACTTGGGAAATTATGAACCTGGCCGGATCAGTAATATGCTTCGGAGACAAGAACTTGTTCGAGTCAAATGATCAAAACTGtctattaaaataaataatttaacgGGCAGCAAACTTTATCGGGATTaatttgttcaattttttcaaCTTGAAGTATTCATGTACATGACCATGAGATAGCGTTAAAACTTTCTTCAATTCTCCTATGTGCTCTTCAGCTTGCTGAGCACTCTGAATTCTTTAAATTCATAATAATAGCAACCTGCGGTGATCAGCATTCATATTTTTTCAGTAACTTCTGAGATGTCgtgttttatttgtttcttcTAGTGTGTCAACTTCGAAGCTCAAGCATGTGTGTGGAATACAAGACCACTTTGTTTTCAAACGAAGAACTATACTACCACCCTAGCTTGGCATATTTATAGCAGCATACCAGCAGATAGGCCGCATGCCCCCATTAAACAGACTCCCTGGGAATTAGCAAGGCTCTTTGATTCATCCTTGTAGCTCTGAAAAAGTTGTCCAACAAAATCTGGATTCATAAGGTTGTCCATCATTTACCACATCCCAGGAGAAGTCTAACTGCAATACTTCTATAAATTGATAGAGAAATTCATAAAGAGAACAGCATATCAATCAGCTTAAGTAGCGTGCAAAGTGAAAACTGCAAGTTTCTTGATCGTGAAACATTAAATAAACAATGATCAATAAGATTGCATCCATATGAGTTGCTATATAACACGGTTTACAATTCTTTTAAATACGAGCATGACATGAAAGACATTCATGCAAGTTCCCAGCAGGCAACAGCCTTTTTATCATCGGGCCAGTGTGAACATCAAAACCCACAGGAGGATGTACTTGGCATTTAACTTGGGTACAAGAATCAGCCCTCGAAGCAAGAACTCGTACAAACACTGTAGAATATTTGAATATTTTCTGAATGTAGATACCATACACTACATACAACCTGAACCTGGTAACTAATCGGATATGTACAGCGAGATAAAATTGGATTACTATGTCCCCCACGACTCAAGAACTGGGCACCCTTGAACAACTACCCCATCTGCAGTCGGGCAAGAAGCTAAGGGGCATCCATCTGCTTTACTTCCCCACCAGTCAAGGCTAACATGCCCAATGTCCAAAGCCAAATAAAGCAATACTCCCATGAAGGCTAATCCAGCATCGAGCGCCCCAGACAACACATAGTTGTGTCGACTCCACCAGCTTCGATAATATCGGTAGGCAATGAATCCAGAAAGAAATGCAATTATAACCCAGCTGTTGTAGTTCACAGCAGTAGCTGGTGGCATATTGATTATTCCAGCTAATACTACAGGCACAGATATGAGACTAATCCACTGCTGGTTTGGAAAGGCCTTGTGCATAAGCCAAACTACAGCAGGAGCCACAGCTCCAAGCACGAAGGCCCAGTTAATGGCAGAGTAGTAACCAAGATCTCCAAAAATTCTCTGCGGTCCAATTAAACCCCATATAACAGAGGCATCATAGAACACATGGTCGCCTGGGCAAGTCCAGGGGCTGCCAGGAGGAAGCATTGCTCTGTCACAAATGTCTGGGACTGTCTCCAAGAGCCACCATGCTGTTCCTAGATGCACAAGAGCTGATACTAGAGTGCCAGCAACCTGAATAGGGAAGATGATGGCAAAAAGACTCAGAAGGATAAAAGCAAAAGCTTCACAACCAGACGTACATGCATATTATATTGATTATTAAGGATCTGATTTTTGCTTTACTCATCCACTTTCTGTTTGGGAACTGAATCTTACCTGAGCCATGAACATGTCTCTGGGAGGGATCTTCATGTAATGTCCAAGTTTGAAATCCTGCAGAAAGGCTAGGGCCTGTTTCATACTGATGTACCCATACACCTTAAAGGACATGTTTGCAACAGGATATCCTGGGTACAAGTACCCAATGATGTACTCTGTGATCACATTGAGTCCTGGTGTCTATTGAAAAGAGAACATGCACATTAGTGAACAAAAATTACATACTACGGTTTCTAGATATGAATGATTAAATTCAAAGTCACATTGAGACGAAAGGGAAACCCTTTTACAGTTCTAGTGAATTAATCTAAAGCTACCTAATTAGTCCTTAGCATATATTATAGTATTCGCAAAAGGTTGAAGAGCTCCAAGACTAGATATAACAGGACATGTGCAATATATCGcagaaatcatttcaaaagttaaatAATCCCACCATGCTCAATGTTCTATCACGTTAGTACATATGATGGAATTCCAACAAGCCCATAGAGatgattattttattcttttatctctTTGAAACATAGAATATAGCAGCATCACATACGAACGCATCATTTCCCAATCACGTAATATAATATCTGGATCATTCAAGCCTGAAAGGCATTGATAGTTTATACATCAAATTATGAGTACCACAGAGTGATTGACAGGATCTAGCTTGATCACATAAAAGAGTGCGACAAGTCAATTAAACACTCGAGGAATAAAGTAATCAACGTTCGTACATTAAGAGAATACCAGTAAAAACACAAATGTCACACAGTTGGAGAGTCTGTCAAAAGGCAATGGCAAACTTACCTGATTTGTAGTGGCAGTGATGACACCTACTGGGAGGGTGAAAAAGAAGGTAAGACCACACGCCAGCAAGACAGCCCACCACGGTAATTGAAGCTGGTCATTGTAGTATTCACATATAAATATGGTTGCTGCAATGTTAACTAAAAGAATGCATGTGAACCACCATTCAGGAACTTGCTTATACATCCTCATAAGCTTTGTGTGCACATCCAATTTCTTCTCTTGGAAGGCAGACTTGCTCAGCCGCCATAGATCTCTATAGAGCATGACATTCAGGTCACTTTTATGCCATAATGCATAAATGTTTAAGAGCATTGTCTTCGTAATAAATTTCAATGGCTCCAAGTCATGCCTTAAACAACCTACTGGAGCTATTTGAGAAGAAGACTTTGTTCTTTAAGCTAATGGAAAGAAGGTTTATGCTTCACAAACTTAGGAACGTTTTGATGAagcaatgatttttttttcaaagaaagttAAGAAGATCAACCATGGATGAATTATGACTCATTCAGAGAACAAAAGCCAAATCCTAAAGTTGATCTGTTTGCAATCTAGCATAAATAAAGGCCATGTAAGAAATTTAGATAATAGCTAAAGCTATAGGCATTCCACCTCAGAAGATGCATCTTATACTCTTCTCTTCCCCTATGCTTTTTGCAGTTACTGAGGTCAGAATCAAGAAAAATTATCCAAGAACTATTATGATTTGGTAGCATTTCAgaaagcccaaaaaaaaaaagactaagtAGTTTTCCTTAACTGCATTGTCTGTATAAGCAAATCAAGATAGTAATAATATGTTATATTGGAATTAAACTTGAACACCTAGCATAATAATTTGGTGAAACTAACCTTCCATGGAAAAGGAAGACATGAACAACAGTAGCAGTGAGGCAAGCAAAACTGAAACCATATGTAATAGCAAAGAAGGTACTGAGATACAGGCGTCCCTCATTCTCGTATGCAGTTAGATCAATGTGGAAGTTTGAATCAATGATGGCTGAGATGTTGTAGTTTTGTCCCTTTGATGTGAAGAGGCCGTCTGAGTAAATAGGAAAGGTTTTTGCCTTGTAGATATTGAACCAATATGCAATAGGGGTGATAACATACATC
This window encodes:
- the LOC140011028 gene encoding oligopeptide transporter 7-like; translated protein: MRKDAEEISAPLLTTEKRAEPYKDHASGSGTSSPSCEPFGDENSPVEQVALTVPVTDDRTLPVVTFRMWVLGALACVVLSFLNQFFWFRREPLSISSISAQIAVVPLGHLMASALTSRVFFKGQKWEFTLNPGPFNMKEHVLITIFANSGAANPYSIHIVSAVKVFYRQRLTFWVALVVVITTQVLGFGWAGILRRYLVEPAEMWWPQNLVQVSLFRALDEKEQRIKGRLSRNQFFLIAFICSFAYYVLPGYLFPMLTSLSWICWIFPNSVLAQQLGSGLHGLGIGAIGLDWSSISSYIGSPLASPWFATANLAVGYFLMMYVITPIAYWFNIYKAKTFPIYSDGLFTSKGQNYNISAIIDSNFHIDLTAYENEGRLYLSTFFAITYGFSFACLTATVVHVFLFHGRDLWRLSKSAFQEKKLDVHTKLMRMYKQVPEWWFTCILLVNIAATIFICEYYNDQLQLPWWAVLLACGLTFFFTLPVGVITATTNQTPGLNVITEYIIGYLYPGYPVANMSFKVYGYISMKQALAFLQDFKLGHYMKIPPRDMFMAQVAGTLVSALVHLGTAWWLLETVPDICDRAMLPPGSPWTCPGDHVFYDASVIWGLIGPQRIFGDLGYYSAINWAFVLGAVAPAVVWLMHKAFPNQQWISLISVPVVLAGIINMPPATAVNYNSWVIIAFLSGFIAYRYYRSWWSRHNYVLSGALDAGLAFMGVLLYLALDIGHVSLDWWGSKADGCPLASCPTADGVVVQGCPVLESWGT